Part of the Pseudomonas sp. P8_241 genome is shown below.
CAACGCACTGTTCATTCCGTTGATGGCGCTGCTGATGATGGTGATGGCGGTCGGCGTGATCGTGCGCTGGAAAGACACACCGGTGAAATGGCTGGTGAGCATGCTTACGCCAGTGCTGCTCGGCAGCGCTGCGCTCGCGGTCGTAGCGGGCGTCGCCTACGGCGATTTCAACTGGGCGGTGCTTGCGACCTTCATGCTCGCGGCCTGGGTGTTGCTGGCCGGTGTGCGTGACATCTTCGACAAGACGCGCCACAAAGGCCTGATCAAAGGCCTGCCAACCCTGACCCGCAGCTATTGGGGCATGCAGGTTGCGCACCTGGGCATTGCCGTGTGTGCGTTGGGTGTCGTGTTGTCCAGCCAGAACAGTGCCGAGCGCGACCTGCGTCTGGCGCCGGGCGAATCCATGGACCTGGGCGGTTATCAGTTCGTGTTCGAAGGCGCCAAGCATTACGAAGGCCCGAACTTCACCTCGGACAAGGGCACCGTTCGCGTGATCCGCGATGGCAAGGAAATCAGCGTGCTGCACCCGGAAAAACGCCTCTACACCGTGCAAAACTCGGTGATGACCGAAGCCGGGATCGACGCAGGTTTCACCCGTGACCTCTATGTCGCCCTTGGCGAACCGTTGGGCGATGGCGCGTGGGCCGTGCGCGTGCACGTCAAACCGTTCGTGCGCTGGATCTGGTTCGGCGGTCTGCTGACAGGTCTGGGTGGATTGCTGGCGGCGCTGGATCGTCGTTATCGGGTCAAGGTGAAAAGCCGTGTGCGTGAAGCGCTGGGCCTGTCGGGAGCGACTGCATGAAACGTTGGTTGATGGTGTTGCCGCTGGCGATTTTTCTGGTGGTGGCGGTGTTCCTTTATCGCGGTCTGTACCTGGACCCGGCCGAGCTGCCTTCGGCGATGATCGGCAAGCCGTTCCCAGAGTTTTCGCTGCCAGCGGTGCAGGGTGAAAAGACCCTGACCAAGGCCGATATTCTCGGAAAACCGGCGCTGGTCAACGTGTGGGGCACCTGGTGCATTTCCTGCCGGGTCGAGCACCCGGTGCTGAACAAACTGGCCGGGCAGGGCGTGGTGATCTATGGCATCAACTACAAGGACGTCAATGCCGATGCCTTGAAGTGGCTGGCAGACTTCCACAACCCGTACGTCTTGGACATTCGAGACGATGAAGGCTCATTGGGCCTGAACCTCGGTGTCTACGGTGCTCCGGAAACCTTCTTCATCGACGCCAAGGGCATCATCCGCGACAAGTTCGTCGGCGTGATCGACGAACAGGTCTGGCGCGAAAAACTGGCGGCGAAGTATCAGGCGCTGGTCGACGAGGCCAAGCCATGAAGCGCTGGATCGCTGCCGCCATTCTCGGCTTGAGCATGGCCGGCATGGCCCACGCGGCCATCGACACCTATGAGTTCGCCAAGGAAGGTGATCGCGAGCGTTTTCGCGAGCTGACCAAAGAACTGCGTTGCCCAAAGTGCCAGAACCAGGACATTGCCGACTCCAACGCACCGATTGCCGCTGACTTGCGCAAAGAGATTTTTCGCATGCTCGGCGAGGGCAAGGACAACCAGCAGATCATCGACTTCATGGTCGATCGCTACGGTGATTTCGTCCGCTACAAACCGGCGTTGAATGCCAAGACCGCATTGCTCTGGTTCGGCCCCGCCGGCCTGTTGCTCGGTGGTGTGGTGATTATTGCGGTGATCGTCCGCCGTCGTCGCGTGCAGCGCGCCGACATCCAGGATGAGCTGTCTCCCGAGGAACGTTCGCGCCTCGACAACCTGTTGGATAAAAACCAAGAATGATTGATTTCTGGCTCGCTGCAGGTCTGCTGCTTCTGGTTGCCCTGAGTTTTCTGTTGATTCCGGTTCTGCGCAGTCGTCGTGCCCAGCTCGAAGAGGATCGTACCGCCCTGAACGTCGCGCTTTATCAGGAGCGCGTGGCTGAGTTGCAGGCTCAGCAGGAAGAAGGCGTACTGGATGCGGCGCAAATGGACACCGGCCGCGCCGAAGCCGCCCGCGAGTTGCTGGCGGATACCGAGGGCGTCGAGGCACCTCGGGTATCGCGTCTGGGCAAACCCTTGCCGTTGCTCGCAGCGATTCTGGTGCCCGTCCTGGGCCTTGGGCTGTACCTGCATTTTGGTGCCAGCGACAAAGTCGAGCTGACCCGTGAATTCGCCCATGCGCCGCAATCGATGGAAGAGATGACCAAGCGCCTGGAGCGCACGGTTGCCGCTCAACCGGATTCTGCCGAAGGCGTATATTTCCTCGGTCGTACCTACATGGCCCAGGATCGGCCTGCGGAGGCGGCGAAGATGTTCGAACGCACCGTAAACCTGGCGGGTCGTGAGCCTGAACTGCTCGGCCAATGGGCTCAGGCCCAGTACTTTGCCGACGGAAAGAAGTGGTCGGACAAGGTCCAGGCCCTGACCGATGAAGCACTCAAGGCTGATCCGAATGAAGTCACCAGCCTTGGCCTGCTCGGCATTGCCGCTTTTGAAAGCGAGCGTTATCAGGACGCCATCGATTACTGGAACCGCCTGCTGGCGCAATTGCCACCGCAAGACAATTCCCGCGAAGCCCTGCAAGGCGGGATTACCCGCGCCACCGAGAAGCTGGTGGCCAGCGGCGGCAAGGTCGCGCAAGCACCGGCGGCAAAGGCCTCGGCAGTGCTCAAGGTCAGCGTCGATCTGGCGGCCGAACTCAAAGGCAAGGTCCAGCCCGGCGACAGCGTCTTCATCTTCGCCCGGGCGATTTCCGGTCCTCCGGCTCCGCTGGCGGTCAAGCGCATGACCGTGGCCGATCTGCCGGTAACCGTCGAACTGGGTGATGCCGATGCGATGATGCCGCAATTGAAACTGTCGAACTTCCCTGAAGTCCAACTGGTTGCACGCGTTTCCCGTGCCGGCAAACCGACCGCCGGCGAATGGATCGGTCGCAGCCAGCCGCTGGCCAGCAGCACCACCGCGCCGCAAACACTGACCATCGACAGCCCGGACAAATAACAGGAAACGCCACCATGACCGCCATTGCTCGTATTGCCCTGCTCAGCGCTGTTTTGGGGTTAAG
Proteins encoded:
- a CDS encoding cytochrome c-type biogenesis protein, with translation MKRWIAAAILGLSMAGMAHAAIDTYEFAKEGDRERFRELTKELRCPKCQNQDIADSNAPIAADLRKEIFRMLGEGKDNQQIIDFMVDRYGDFVRYKPALNAKTALLWFGPAGLLLGGVVIIAVIVRRRRVQRADIQDELSPEERSRLDNLLDKNQE
- the ccmI gene encoding c-type cytochrome biogenesis protein CcmI, with protein sequence MIDFWLAAGLLLLVALSFLLIPVLRSRRAQLEEDRTALNVALYQERVAELQAQQEEGVLDAAQMDTGRAEAARELLADTEGVEAPRVSRLGKPLPLLAAILVPVLGLGLYLHFGASDKVELTREFAHAPQSMEEMTKRLERTVAAQPDSAEGVYFLGRTYMAQDRPAEAAKMFERTVNLAGREPELLGQWAQAQYFADGKKWSDKVQALTDEALKADPNEVTSLGLLGIAAFESERYQDAIDYWNRLLAQLPPQDNSREALQGGITRATEKLVASGGKVAQAPAAKASAVLKVSVDLAAELKGKVQPGDSVFIFARAISGPPAPLAVKRMTVADLPVTVELGDADAMMPQLKLSNFPEVQLVARVSRAGKPTAGEWIGRSQPLASSTTAPQTLTIDSPDK
- a CDS encoding DsbE family thiol:disulfide interchange protein; protein product: MKRWLMVLPLAIFLVVAVFLYRGLYLDPAELPSAMIGKPFPEFSLPAVQGEKTLTKADILGKPALVNVWGTWCISCRVEHPVLNKLAGQGVVIYGINYKDVNADALKWLADFHNPYVLDIRDDEGSLGLNLGVYGAPETFFIDAKGIIRDKFVGVIDEQVWREKLAAKYQALVDEAKP